The proteins below are encoded in one region of Helianthus annuus cultivar XRQ/B chromosome 2, HanXRQr2.0-SUNRISE, whole genome shotgun sequence:
- the LOC110924581 gene encoding uncharacterized protein LOC110924581, producing the protein MIEKLVLALVHASRHLRRYFSGHVITVLTNYHLGQILSKPDVAGRLAKWAIELGGYNIFYRPRPAIKGQVLADFATEVPIDKIQECEAIQNPTPVFDERVWTLHTDGASNDDGAGAGLRLVSPDNHELTYAIRLDFQSTNNEAEYEAFLAGLRLALKMGARNLEANVDSKLVAEQVNGRYDAKGEAMALYLEQARMLINQFQTFKVNHINRSENKHADALSKLAATSFKHLAKEVRIEVLSNPSIHLKQVSVIEMGNPSWMSPIILYIQHGKLPEGKAEARKIQHKAINYEMADGVLYRKSFMGPLLRCVDKTDAQYLVREIHEGLCGIHAGPRMVVAKIMNAGFGLPLRIISDNGTNFAAEDLQKWFKEMKIEHNFASVAHPQANGQVESINKQIVDGIKARLGTVRRGWVDELPSILWAHRTMPKTSTGETPFSLVYGLEAVIPAEIGLPSPRMLAMERQNNEQERRLDLDLLEERRENAAITEARYKSKLEKYYNARVRVCTFVPGDFVLRDNEASNAEKPGKLAPRWEGPYVINEVLGKGAYTLKRIDGTLVPRTWNAQQLRRCYM; encoded by the exons ATGATAGAAAAACTGGTTCTAGCGCTAGTACACGCGTCCAGACATTTGCGCAGGTACTTTTCAGGCCATGTCATCACAGTTCTAACAAATTATCATTTGGGCCAAATCTTGTCAAAACCCGACGTGGCGGGAAGATTAGCTAAATGGGCCATCGAGCTGGGAGGCTACAACATTTTTTACAGACCAAGACCAGCAATCAAAGGGCAAGTTCTAGCAGACTTCGCCACTGAAGTTCCCATCGATAAAATACAAGAATGTGAGGCAATCCAGAACCCGACGCCTGTTTTTGACGAAAGAGTCTGGACCTTACACACAGATGGTGCTTCCAATGACGACGGAGCAGGAGCAGGTCTCCGATTAGTCAGTCCGGATAATCACGAACTTACATATGCCATACGCTTAGATTTCCAAAGCACCAACAATGAAGCAGAATACGAAGCATTTTTAGCAGGTCTTCGTCTAGCACTCAAAATGGGGGCAAGAAACCTTGAAGCCAACGTTGACTCAAAGCTAGTAGCTGAACAAGTTAACGGTCGTTATGATGCGAAGGGAGAAGCTATGGCATTGTACCTTGAACAAGCGCGGATGTTGATCAACCAATTTCAAACATTCAAAGTCaatcacataaacagaagcgagaacaagcATGCTGACGCGCTAAGCAAGTTAGCTGCTACCAGCTTTAAACACTTAGCTAAGGAGGTACGCATAGAGGTATTATCCAATCCTTCCATTCATCTCAAGCAAGTAAGCGTCATAGAAATGGGAAATCCATCCTGGATGTCTCCAATTATTTTGTACATTCAACACGGAAAACTTCCGGAAGGAAAGGCAGAAGCCCGAAAAATACAACACAAAGCAATAAACTACGAGATGGCGGATGGCGTCCTTTATCGAAAATCATTCATGGGCCCATTACTACGTTGTGTTGATAAAACAGACGCTCAGTACCTAGTCAGAGAAATCCACGAGGGATTATGCGGGATACACGCGGGACCGcgcatggtcgtggcaaaaataATGAACGCCGG ATTTGGATTACCATTGCGCATTATTTCCGACAATGGTACAAACTTCGCCGCGGAAGACcttcaaaaatggttcaaagaaatgaaAATCGAGCACAACTTTGCCTCCGTTGCACATCCTCAAGCGAACGGTCAGGTAGAAAGCATAAACAAACAAATCGTTGATGGCATAAAAGCGCGACTTGGCACAGTGCGCAGAGGATGGGTTGACGAACTTCCTAGCATCCTCTGGGCGCATCGAACAATGCCAAAGACTAGCACCGGAGAAACTCCGTTCAGTCTAGTATATGGCTTAGAGGCCGTCATTCCAGCTGAGATAGGCCTACCATCACCGCGCATGTTGGCTATGGAAAGACAGAACAACGAACAAGAACGGAGACTGGATTTGGATCTtctggaagaaaggcgcgagaacgctGCCATAACAGAAGCAAGGTACAAATCCAAGCTCGAAAAATATTACAATGCGCGTGTGCGTGTTTGCACCTTTGTCCCCGGAGATTTTGTCTTGCGCGACAACGAGGCCTCAAACGCCGAAAAACCTGGCAAATTAGCACCAAGgtgggaaggaccatacgtcATTAACGAAGTCTTAGGCAAGGGGGCATATACCTTAAAAAGGATTGATGGGACCCTAGTTCCCCGTACCTGGAACGCACAACAGTTACGCAGGTGTTACATGTGA